The DNA region GAGGTGGTGCTGGTCCGAGGCGAGGCGGTGCCGCTGGTGCGGCTGCACCGACTCTTTGGCGTACCGACCGACCGCACCGATCCCTGCACCGGGATTGTCGTGCTCGTGGAGCACGACGGACAGCGTGCGGCCCTGCTCGGCGAGGAACTCCTCGGCCAGCAGCAGGTCGTCATCAAGAGTCTCGATACCCACTACCGTCGGACCGACGGGGTGATGGGCGCGACCATCATGGGTGATGGCTCCGTGGCCCTGATCCTCGACGTGCCCGGCTTGTTGCGGCTGGCCGGTCAGGGACGCCGCGTCGCCGAGAGCGCGGCCTAGGGCCGCTCGTCCGCCTGCCCCCAGCCGAGGGCGACGGTCCGGAAGGAGCACATCATGCAGTGGTTCAAGAACCAGAAGATGGCCGTCAAGCTGACGCTCGGTTTCGGCGTCAGCTTCATCCTCACGCTGGTCGTGGGCGTCATGGCGCTCCGCAGCCTGTCGACGGTCAAGGATCTCAACAACGTGATGTACCAGAATCACGCGTTGGGCATCGCGCACATCAAGGAAGCCAACATCTCGGTGGTCCGCGCCTCGCGCGCCCTCCGCAACGCGATCATCGACGACGCGGTCGCCGACAAGCAGAAGCGCTGGGACGACGCCAGGAAGTACCGCGTCGAGTTCGCGGCGGCGATGGAGAAGTTCGACAAGACGATCGTGTCCGAGGAGGTCCGCAAGCAGAGCCGCGAGGCGCAGGAGAAGTTCAAGGAAGTGTCCGACGGCCAGGACGTCGCCTTCGAGTTGACGATTTCGGGCAAGGCCGACGAGGCCAAGGAGATGCTCAAGAGCCTGCGTGCGCAGGCCGACGAGATCGACAAGATCGTCGACACGATCGAGGCCGACAAGATGAAGCGCCTCGAGGCGGCCGCCGACGAGATCGACAGCACCTACACCAGCACGCGCTCGACGCTGATCGGCATCATCGCGACGTGCATGGGCCTCACCGTCCTGCTGATCTGGACGATCGCGCGCCTCATCACCAGGCCGCTCGGTGAGACGGTCAGCGTGCTGCAGCACGTCGCCAAGGCCGACTTCAGCGAGACCATCAAGCTCGACACCCACGACGAGATCGGCGACCTGGCGCGCGCCACCAACGCCGCCATCACCCAGATCAAGGACGCGCTGGGCAACGTGCGGTCGGCGGCCGAGGCGATGGCCAAGGGCGACTTCAGCGTCGAGGTGCGCAAGGACCTGCCCGGCGAGCTCGGCGTGATGGCCAATGCGCTGGGCACCGGCCTGACGTCGCTGCGCGGCGCCGTCGCCAACGTGCGCGAGGCCTCGCAGGGCCTGGCCAACGGCGACCTGACGATCGCGGTCCGCAGCGACCTGCCGGGCGAGCTCGGCGTGATGGCCGCGGCCCTGAACGAGGCGGTGACCAAGCTGCGCCAGGCGATGAGCGACGTGCGCGAGACCGCCAATGCGGTGGCCTCGTCGGCCGACCAGCTCGCGGCGGCCTCGCAGGAGATCTCGAGCGGCGCGCAGGAGCAGGCCAGCAGCCTCGAGGAGACGGCAGCCAGCCTCGAGGAGATGACGGCGACGATCAAGCAGAATGCCGACAACGCACAGCAGGCCAGCCAGCTGGCCGGCGGGGCGCGCAGCACGGCCGAGGACGGCGGCCAGGTGGTGAGCGAGGCGGTGCAGGCGATGAGCGCCATCAACGACTCGTCCAAGAAGATCGCCGACATCATCACGACGATCGACGAGATCGCCTTCCAGACCAACCTCCTCGCCCTGAACGCGGCAGTGGAAGCGGCGCGGGCCGGCGAGCAGGGCCGCGGCTTCGCGGTGGTCGCGGCCGAAGTCCGCAACCTGGCGCAGCGCAGCGCGACGGCCGCCAAGGAGATCAAGGACCTGATCTCCGACTCGACGCGCAAGGTCGAGGCCGGATCGGCGCTGGTCAACGCCTCGGGCAAGACGCTCAACGAGATCGTCGCCGCCGTCAAGCGCGTCACCGACATCGTCGCCGAGATCGCCGCGGCGAGCCGCGAGCAGTCCTCGGGCATCGAGCAGGTCAACAAGGCCGTCACGCAGATGGATCAGGTGACGCAGGCCAACGCCTCGCAGACCGAGGAGATGTCGGGCACGTCCGAGTCGCTCTCGGGCGAGGCCGGCAAGCTGCAGGGGCTGGTGCGCCGCTTCAAGCTCGGCGAGGAGGCGATGGCCGAACAGCAGCGCCCCGCGGCGCGCAAGCCCGTGGCGATGATGAGCCGCAAGCCAGCCGCCGGCCGCCGTCCGCAGGCGCCGACCTCCGGCACGGCCGCGCTCGCGCTCGACAACGAGTTCCAGGAGTTTTGAACGCTCGTCATCGAGTGGAGGGCTGAGCCATGACGACACAGCAGGCAGTGGACCAGGCCCGCACGGACGGCGGGCAGTTCCTGACCTTCCGATTGGGCAACGAGCAGTTCGGGCTCGAGATCCTCAGGGTCCAGGAGATCAAGGGGTACTCGGCGATCACGCCGATCCCCAATGCCCCCTCGCACGTGAAGGGCGTGATGAACCTGCGGGGCGCGGTGGTCCCGGTGGTGGATCTCCGCCTCAAGTTCGGGATGCCGGAAGTGGAGTACACCAAGTTCACGGTCATCATCCTGGTGACGGTGAACGGCAAGGTGGTCGGCCTGGTGGTCGACGCGGTGTCCGACGTGCTGACGCTCGGCGCCACCGACGTCGCCGCACCGCCCATCTTCGACGCGTCGGTGGACACGTCGTTCATGACCGGGCTGGCCAAGGCCGGCGACGGCCTCATCAGCCTGCTCGACATCGATCGCGTCGTCGGCATGGTCGACGAGGTCGCACCACCGCCGCAGGAGGTGGCCGCCTAGGCGGCCGACGGGGCGCCAGGCGCGCCCCACGGTGATCCCGACTAGGCGCGCGTGCACGTGGCCTCGCCACGTGCCGCGCGCCTTTTCGTGTGCCGGGGCAGGCCATCCTCCGGGGCGAGCCATCGGGAAATTCCCGAGGCGATGCGAAGGAATTCTCCTTCAAGGGGCCTTCCGCCGATGCCGATGACACGAGCAGCGTCGGGGCCGCCCGGACAACCGGATGGGCCGGCGTCGGGCGGATCGGTCCGCGAGAACAACTCCATGTCCCTGCTGGGTTCCGTGCCGGGAACCGTCGAACTCACCACCCGCGAGTTCGACAGCCTCCGGACCCTCATCCACGAGATTGCCGGCATCGCCCTCGCGCCCGCCAAGCGGACGCTGCTGGAGTCGCGCCTGCAGCGCCGGCTGCGCGCCCTGAACCTCCGCACGTTCAGCGACTACATCGACTGCCTCGCCCAGCCCGGCACGCCGGAGCTGGTCGAGATGATCAACTGCGTCACGACCAACAAGACGGACTTCTACCGCGAGCCGCACCACTTCCGGTTCCTGCAGCAGCAGGTCATCCCGGCGGTGCAGTCGCGCACGGTGGGCGGGCGCCGCCTCCGCATCTGGAGCGCCGGCTGTTCCACCGGCGAGGAGCCGTACACCATCGCGCTCGCCATCGCCGATGCGCTCGGGCCGCGCCTGAACTCGTGGGACGTGAAGATCCTGGCCTCCGACATCGACACCAGGGTGCTGGAGACCGCCGCGGCCGGCACCTACCCGGCCGATCGTGTCGACGTCGTGCCCGACCACCTGCGCGAGCGGTACTTCACCCGCTCCCGGACGCCTGGCGCCTACGACATCGACGACGCGATCCGCCGGATGATCACCTTCCGCCGGATCAACTTCGCCGACCCGCGCTGGCCGATCAACACGCAGTTCGACGTCATCTTCTGCCGCAACGTCATCATCTACTTCGACCGCGACACGCAGGCCGTGCTCTTCGATCGGTTCGCGCAGCTGCTGAAGAAGGACGGGCACCTGATCATCGGCCACTCCGAGACCCTCAGCTGGCTCACCGGGACGTTCGCGCAGGTGCGCGGCGTGCCCACCGTGTACCGCCTGGCCACGGCCGCCGACGGCGACCTGCGGCCGCCCTCGGTGGTGGCCGCACAGGCCGCCGCCGCTGCGCCAGCGTCGCGGCCGGACGCCGTCGAGCCGGCGCCGCGGCCCCTCGCGGTCGGGTCGGCTCGCCCCGCCCTCCGAGCGGGCGGGCGGCTCGCCTCGCGCCTGGAGTCGCGCCTCGGGCCGCGCCCCGCCACGGCTTCGAAGGTCGGGGCCGATCGGCGCCTGCATCACGGCGCGATCGAGTCGGCGGCGCACATGCCGCACACCCACATCATCCACGTCGGCGGCGTGTTCGCGTCGGCCGAGGCGGCGGTGGTGCGCACCATCCTGGGCTCCTGCGTGGCCGCGTGCCTCTACGACCCCGAGACCCGCATCGGCGGCATGAACCACTTCCTGCTGCCCGAAGGCCACGACAAGCAGCAGGACGCGCGGGCGAGCACGCGCTACGGCGTGCACGCGATGGAAGTGCTGATCAACGAGATGATGCACCGCGGCGCCGACCGTCGCCGCCTGCGCGCCAAGGCCTTCGGCGCCAGCGAGGCCATCAAGCACGTCGTGCTGAGCCGCGAGGTGCAGGAGCGCAACGCACAGTTCATCACGCGGTTCCTCGAGGTGGAGGGCATCCCCCTCGATCGGAGCCTGCTCGGCGGGCCTCGCCCCCTCGAGGTGCTGTTTGCCACCGACACGGGCAAGGCGTTCGTGCGCGAGTTGGCGCTGCCCTCGGTGGAACGCCTGGCACACGAGGAGGACCGCTACAGCCAGACCCTCATCCATCCGGCGCAGCCGGCAGAGGACGACGACATCACGCTGTTCTGATGCCGTGGAGACGCCCCCATGACTCGCGTGCTCATCGTCGACGACTCGGCGCTCATCCGCCAGTTGCTGACCCAGATCCTCCAGAGCGACCCCGACATCGAGGTGGTGGCCGCGGTGCCCGACCCGGTGGCCGCCGTCGAGCGCCTCAAGCACGAGCGGGTCGACGTGATCACGCTCGACGTCGAGATGCCGCGCATGGACGGCCTGACGTTCCTCGAGAAGCTGATGCGGGCGTGGCCGATTCCGGTCCTCATGGTGTCGTCGCTGACCGAGCGCGGCTGCGCCACCACCCTGCGCGCGCTGGAGCTCGGGGCGGTCGACTTCGTGACCAAGCCGAAGATCGACGTGCGGGCCGGCATCGAGGAACTCGGCCAGCAGATCCTCGCGAAGGTGCACGACGCCGCCCGCGCGAAGGTGCGTCGCCGCGAGAGCGGCGCCGCGGCGCCGGTCAAGGTGCTGCCCAACACGCAGGCCCTGATCAACAGCACCCACAAGGTGATCGCGATCGGCGCGTCGACGGGCGGCACCGAGGCGCTGCGCGAGGTGCTGCAGGTGCTGCCGGCCGACAGCCCCGGCATCGTCGTGGTGCAGCACATGCCGGAGACGTTCACGCGGTCGTTCGCCGAGCGCCTCGACACGTTGTGCCAGATCAAGGTGAAGGAGGCGGCCGACGGCGACCGCATCCTGCCGGGCCATGCGCTCATCGCCCGCGGCAACATCCACATGGAAGTCCGCCGGAGCGGCGCGATCTACTCGGTGCGGCTGGTCGACAGCCCGCCCGTCAACCGGCATCGCCCGTCGGTGGACGTGCTGTTCGACAGTTGCGCGCGGTACCTCGGCGCCAACGCGGTGGGCGTGATTCTCACCGGCATGGGCAACGACGGCGCGCGCGGCATGCGCGCCATGCACGACGCCGGCGCGTTCACCATCGCGCAGGACGAGGCGTCCTGCGTCGTGTTCGGCATGCCCAAGGAGGCCATCGCGGCCGGTGGGGTAGACGAGATCCTGCCTCTCTCTCGCGTCGCCCCGGGCATGCTGCGGGCCGTCGCCGAGGCGGCCTGAGGAGCGGGGAGGATGCCATGTTCCGCCAGGCACGTTCGCTGCTGCTGTGTACGGCCACGCTGCTGGTCGCCGTTCCCGCGATGGCGCAGATGACGCCGGGCGCCGAACCCGGAGACGTCCTGAGCCTCGGCCAGGTGATGGTCGAGGCCGGTGCGGGGATGACCTTCGACGCCGAGGACGGCACGTCCGGCGCCGGTGCGCAGCCGCTGATCCGGTTCGGCATCGCGCCGGGCATCGAGCTGCTCGGGGGATCGGGCGGGTGGACCTCGGCATGCTTCGGCCGCTGCGCCTGGTCGCCGACGACGGCGTTCGCCGGCTGGCGTGCGCTGATCCCCGGGCAGATGGCGGGCTTCAACACGGCGGTGTCGGGCCTGTTCTACTACCCGACGCGCACCGACCATGCCCAGCCGCGGGTCATCGAGAGCAGCTTCATGCTGCACGTCGATCGCGCGATCGGCGAGGCGCTGCTCCTGACGTTCAACGCCGAGATCGCCCGGCTGCACGACGCGGAGACCGCGGTCCTGCGCCATGGGGAAGGCTTCGGCCTGGTGTGGGATCGCGGCGGGCGCTGGTTGCCGCTGGTGCGGTTCGGGCACCGGGCCGCGGCGGTCGAGGGGCCGGAGCCGTGGTACCTCGAGATGGGCACCGGCCTGCGCATGGGCGGGGCGTTCGAGTACGAGTTCGCGGTGACACGCGGCCTCAACGCGGCCGAGCCTGGCTGGGGCGTGGCGGCCGCGGTGGCCATCAGCCACGACTTCCGGCCACTCTACTGAGGCGTTCCATGCAAGCGATGTTTCGTTGCTTCGTGCCGGCCATGCTGCTCGTTGCGGCGCTGGGGAGTGGCGCGCAAGCGCAGCCGGCCGCGCCTGCCCCGGAGGCGCCGGAACCCGGCGCCGAGTTGCCCACCGATCGCCCCGGCTTCAACGCGCCCGCCACCGTCGTCGGCCGCGGCGTGGTGCAGATCGAGATGGGGTGGTCCACGGTGCACGGCCGCGACGGCCTGAACGGCAGTGTGGGCCCGCAGCCGTTGCTGCGCATCGGCGCCACCGACCACCTGGAGTTCGAGTTCACGAGCGCCGGACTCGCCGCCGCCTGCGTCATCAAGTGCGACTGGCACGGCACCGACATCGCGGCCGGCGCGCGCTACGTGTTGCCGGTGACCCCGCTCGGGATCTCGCTGGCGATGACCGGGCTGCTCTCGGTGCCGACCGGGTCGCAGGCGTTCACGTCGGAGCACCTCGATCCCCTGGGCATCGTCCACGTGGACCGGGCCTTCGGGCCGATCGGCGTGTCGTACAACTACATCGCCACGCGCATCCACGACGAGGACGGCGAGGTGGCCGCCACGCGGAGCGGGCACGGGCTGAACGTCGGGACGTCGATTGGCCGGTGGGCGCCGTTCGTGAACTTCGGCTGGCGGCCGGTCCACGTCGATGGGCGTGCGCCGGTGCTGGCCGAGGCGGGCCTGGCCTACCGGCTCGCCCGCGACGTGCAACTGGACGTGTCAGCGACGCGCGGACTCAATGCCGCCGAGGCGATGTGGTCGCTGTCGGCGGGCATCGTGCTGCGGCACCGTCCCCGTTGACCCGCAGCCCGTTGACCTGCGAGGACGGGCCGCAGTACACTGTCGCTTCGTCGCGACCGGTTCCGGCCGCGGCAGGCAGCACCCTCGCCACCGTGCGAGGTCCCACCCGAGTTCCTCAGTAGCTCAATGGCAGAGCATCCGGCTGTTAACCGGAGGGTTGTAGGTTCGAATCCTACCTGAGGAGCCATTTCTGGCCTGCGGCCAGAATGGCTCCCGCAGGTAGGCTTCAGGCTCGCGTCTGCTCGCCTTCGGCTCGCACCCGCGAGCTCGAATCCGCTCTCTCCGTGGCGGGACGCTTGCGCCTCGGCGTGCGGCCGTCGCTTACCCTGAGCGCAGTCGAAGGGGCGTCGCCTCGGCCGGATCCTCCCGCGCATCGCCACACACGTCGGCTCACCGCCGCCGACTCGGGTCCACTCTCTGCGCTACGAGGAGCGTGCGCCTCGGTGTCTGCCATCGCTTGCCCTGAGCGTAGTCGACCCGACCGGCTCGAACATCCGGGTTCACGGTGTAGCCGTCGCCCTTGGGCGACGGTCGATCGACGGGCATCCGTGTCTCTCTCGTTGCTCGCCCCGGCCCGACGTTGGGCCGGACGAATGGCGCGGCGAGGACACCGCGCCCTACCGCTGTGGGGGCGTACCGGACGGCGCGAACGTCTCGACGATTCGCTGCGCCAGCGCGCGTGTGTTGGCGTGCGCGATGTTGGACGTGACCGCGACGACCACGCCGCCGTCCCCACTCGAGGCCAGCGACATCACCGTGCCGCCCGCGAGCTGCCCATCGACCCTGCCCGGGTGAGCCGACAGCCCGACGCGCACCAGATCGGTCGGCGTCGACGAGAACGCCTGCCCGTTGGCGGCGCAGCACGCCAGGTCGCGCATCGCCATCAGGCGACGACCGGTCCGCGGATTGCTGCCCGATTGCGGCACGTAGAACGTCGCCCGGTCGCCGGCGATCGGGTACTCCGGGCGCATGAGACCGAGCGGCTGCCAGACCACGTGGCGCAGCAACGCCAGCGGCGGGAAGTCCTCTTCCTCCTCGCCGACGTGCTCGGGGCTCCAGTCGGCTGCCGTATCGACGCCGGTGTGCGGCAAGGCCAGTGTCGACGCGGCTGGCGCGAGCACCGATGCCGCCGTGCCGACGTGGAAGCGCGTGGCTGGCGTCACGGCCGCCTCGGTCGAAACGTCGCGCCACCCGAACCCCTCGGCCCACAGGAGGGCGCCGCCGGCGCCGACCGCCACGGACACGCCCGGCAGGTTCTGCTCCAGCATGGCCGTGCGCACCAGGGCGCGGGCGCGCTCGACAGCCGCGGCGTGCTGGGCCGCCGGTGCGGCGGTTGCGGCCGACGGGATGTCCCGGGCCTGGGGGAACAGGGCCGCCGAGACGGAGACGGCGTGCGTGAGGACGGCGGCGAAGCCCGCGACGCCGACACCGACGAGGAGCGCGGTTCGGA from Luteitalea sp. TBR-22 includes:
- a CDS encoding methyl-accepting chemotaxis protein — its product is MQWFKNQKMAVKLTLGFGVSFILTLVVGVMALRSLSTVKDLNNVMYQNHALGIAHIKEANISVVRASRALRNAIIDDAVADKQKRWDDARKYRVEFAAAMEKFDKTIVSEEVRKQSREAQEKFKEVSDGQDVAFELTISGKADEAKEMLKSLRAQADEIDKIVDTIEADKMKRLEAAADEIDSTYTSTRSTLIGIIATCMGLTVLLIWTIARLITRPLGETVSVLQHVAKADFSETIKLDTHDEIGDLARATNAAITQIKDALGNVRSAAEAMAKGDFSVEVRKDLPGELGVMANALGTGLTSLRGAVANVREASQGLANGDLTIAVRSDLPGELGVMAAALNEAVTKLRQAMSDVRETANAVASSADQLAAASQEISSGAQEQASSLEETAASLEEMTATIKQNADNAQQASQLAGGARSTAEDGGQVVSEAVQAMSAINDSSKKIADIITTIDEIAFQTNLLALNAAVEAARAGEQGRGFAVVAAEVRNLAQRSATAAKEIKDLISDSTRKVEAGSALVNASGKTLNEIVAAVKRVTDIVAEIAAASREQSSGIEQVNKAVTQMDQVTQANASQTEEMSGTSESLSGEAGKLQGLVRRFKLGEEAMAEQQRPAARKPVAMMSRKPAAGRRPQAPTSGTAALALDNEFQEF
- a CDS encoding chemotaxis protein CheW — encoded protein: MTTQQAVDQARTDGGQFLTFRLGNEQFGLEILRVQEIKGYSAITPIPNAPSHVKGVMNLRGAVVPVVDLRLKFGMPEVEYTKFTVIILVTVNGKVVGLVVDAVSDVLTLGATDVAAPPIFDASVDTSFMTGLAKAGDGLISLLDIDRVVGMVDEVAPPPQEVAA
- a CDS encoding chemotaxis response regulator protein-glutamate methylesterase — protein: MTRVLIVDDSALIRQLLTQILQSDPDIEVVAAVPDPVAAVERLKHERVDVITLDVEMPRMDGLTFLEKLMRAWPIPVLMVSSLTERGCATTLRALELGAVDFVTKPKIDVRAGIEELGQQILAKVHDAARAKVRRRESGAAAPVKVLPNTQALINSTHKVIAIGASTGGTEALREVLQVLPADSPGIVVVQHMPETFTRSFAERLDTLCQIKVKEAADGDRILPGHALIARGNIHMEVRRSGAIYSVRLVDSPPVNRHRPSVDVLFDSCARYLGANAVGVILTGMGNDGARGMRAMHDAGAFTIAQDEASCVVFGMPKEAIAAGGVDEILPLSRVAPGMLRAVAEAA
- a CDS encoding beta-lactamase family protein translates to MHMIKAFTLVTLGLAIGAMGFYVAQADDAPGAAAMGLVLMIAGLVLGLKAARQRLPRWGFRTALLVGVGVAGFAAVLTHAVSVSAALFPQARDIPSAATAAPAAQHAAAVERARALVRTAMLEQNLPGVSVAVGAGGALLWAEGFGWRDVSTEAAVTPATRFHVGTAASVLAPAASTLALPHTGVDTAADWSPEHVGEEEEDFPPLALLRHVVWQPLGLMRPEYPIAGDRATFYVPQSGSNPRTGRRLMAMRDLACCAANGQAFSSTPTDLVRVGLSAHPGRVDGQLAGGTVMSLASSGDGGVVVAVTSNIAHANTRALAQRIVETFAPSGTPPQR
- a CDS encoding transporter, with amino-acid sequence MQAMFRCFVPAMLLVAALGSGAQAQPAAPAPEAPEPGAELPTDRPGFNAPATVVGRGVVQIEMGWSTVHGRDGLNGSVGPQPLLRIGATDHLEFEFTSAGLAAACVIKCDWHGTDIAAGARYVLPVTPLGISLAMTGLLSVPTGSQAFTSEHLDPLGIVHVDRAFGPIGVSYNYIATRIHDEDGEVAATRSGHGLNVGTSIGRWAPFVNFGWRPVHVDGRAPVLAEAGLAYRLARDVQLDVSATRGLNAAEAMWSLSAGIVLRHRPR
- a CDS encoding CheR family methyltransferase, with translation MSLLGSVPGTVELTTREFDSLRTLIHEIAGIALAPAKRTLLESRLQRRLRALNLRTFSDYIDCLAQPGTPELVEMINCVTTNKTDFYREPHHFRFLQQQVIPAVQSRTVGGRRLRIWSAGCSTGEEPYTIALAIADALGPRLNSWDVKILASDIDTRVLETAAAGTYPADRVDVVPDHLRERYFTRSRTPGAYDIDDAIRRMITFRRINFADPRWPINTQFDVIFCRNVIIYFDRDTQAVLFDRFAQLLKKDGHLIIGHSETLSWLTGTFAQVRGVPTVYRLATAADGDLRPPSVVAAQAAAAAPASRPDAVEPAPRPLAVGSARPALRAGGRLASRLESRLGPRPATASKVGADRRLHHGAIESAAHMPHTHIIHVGGVFASAEAAVVRTILGSCVAACLYDPETRIGGMNHFLLPEGHDKQQDARASTRYGVHAMEVLINEMMHRGADRRRLRAKAFGASEAIKHVVLSREVQERNAQFITRFLEVEGIPLDRSLLGGPRPLEVLFATDTGKAFVRELALPSVERLAHEEDRYSQTLIHPAQPAEDDDITLF